Proteins encoded in a region of the Oscarella lobularis chromosome 5, ooOscLobu1.1, whole genome shotgun sequence genome:
- the LOC136187610 gene encoding membrane progestin receptor gamma-B-like gives MSLSTTQVPRAFREDFVRTGYRAPNLTAKQCLASLFECHNETANVWTHLIPTLFFAALAVQCAVVDEKPRAWPMVVFVAGLVVNTGCSTVAHLFSTMSVRSRHICYYIDYSGISIVGLTVSIGYYYYSFPLGGVALRNRYISGSVFVGALACFLSCGSRHYRVDAWQKSARTASFGLCYAYTTLPLLIRIAWADRWEFILVGHVAHVALMIAASFVYTAKVPERFWPGRFDLFGHSHCLMHILFDFSILLQFVCVRFDMENREGMTQWPVPTYNELLLPLFMLIAMNFTIIWYFISRMSPRKERGAKSFEKRRKRLSSWQEHFNFRAM, from the coding sequence ATGTCGCTATCGACTACCCAAGTGCCTCGCGCTTTTCGCGAGGACTTCGTTCGCACCGGTTACCGCGCACCGAATCTAACGGCGAAGCAGTGCCTCGCGAGCCTATTCGAATGCCACAACGAAACGGCGAACGTTTGGACGCATCTCATTCCGACGCTCTTCTTTGCCGCCTTGGCCGTCCAatgcgccgtcgtcgacgagaagccTCGCGCTTGGCCCATGGTCGTATTCGTCGCCGGTCTCGTCGTGAATACGGGCTGCAGCACCGTCGCTCATCTATTCAGTACAATGTCGGTAAGAAGTCGTCACATCTGCTATTATATCGACTACTCTGGAATATCGATTGTTGGCCTGACCGTCAGCATCGGTTACTATTACTACAGCTTTCCGCTCGGAGGTGTGGCGCTTCGAAACCGGTACATTTCCGGGTCTGTTTTCGTTGGAGCGTTGGCGTGTTTTTTGTCGTGCGGTTCGAGGCATTATAGGGTCGACGCGTGGCAAAAGTCGGCGAGAACTGCGTCGTTTGGCCTCTGCTATGCGTACACTACTCTGCCTCTGCTCATTCGTATTGCATGGGCTGACCGTTGGGAATTTATTTTGGTTGGCCACGTGGCTCACGTTGCCCTCATGATAGCTGCTTCGTTTGTGTATACGGCTAAGGTTCCTGAAAGGTTTTGGCCCGGTCGATTTGATTTGTTCGGTCACAGTCACTGTTTGATGCACATtttgtttgatttttcgATTCTGCTGCAGTTTGTCTGCGTCAGGTTCGATATGGAGAATCGTGAGGGTATGACGCAGTGGCCTGTACCTACTTATAACGAGCTTCTCCTACCTCTGTTCATGTTGATTGCTATGAATTTTACAATTATTTGGTACTTTATTAGTAGAATGAGCCCTCGGAAGGAAAGAGGTGCCAAATCATTCGAAAAACGGAGAAAAAGATTGTCGTCGTGGCAGGAACACTTTAACTTTCGAGCTATGTAA
- the LOC136187615 gene encoding transmembrane protein 199-like, which yields MQDPIVILGKDLEEIVRADEANTRVRQRDNGHLAMHCSDLKDFLSKHRQRVSVHEVLQDCDVCFEPVLAPPKNPELEARLAKLRAQEEQRKYDQMVRNVVSDKKGKDNPAAEFRQEVKKMRLHCAGMINYLITIVGAFFFGYFSARYAFSSFEEQILTGVVFGVVVLFVDLYFIANRSN from the exons ATGCAAGACCCAATTGTGATCTTGGGAAAGGATTTAGAGGAAATCGTGCGTGCAGACGAAGCTAATACGAGAGTGAGACAGCGGGACAATGGCCATTTGGCAATGCACTGCTCCGATTTGAAGGACTTCCTTTCGAAGCATCGACAAC GTGTCTCCGTGCACGAAGTGCTTCAAGACTGTGACGTTTGCTTCGAGCCCGTTCTCGCACCACCGAAG AATCCTGAACTTGAAGCGCGGTTAGCAAAACTAAGAGCTCAGGAAGAACAGAGGAAATATGATCAAATGGTTAGAAACGTTGTTTCAGATAAAAAGGGAAAG GACAATCCTGCAGCTGAGTTTCGACAGGAAG TGAAAAAGATGCGTCTGCATTGCGCAGGCATGATCAATTATCTTATAACGATCGTAGGAGCATTTTTCTTTGGCTATTTTTCTGCGAGATATGCATTTTCATCGTTTGAAGAG CAAATTCTTACAGGAGTGGTATTTGGAGTAGTTGTTCTCTTTGTCGATTTGTACTTTATTGCAAATCGAAGTAACTAA
- the LOC136187604 gene encoding sperm-tail PG-rich repeat-containing protein 2-like — MYSRAPRLLTHAKQETSAHVGPGAYEMYDKQRPVFEGYAPFLSMTARESIFEVTDRVIVAPGPGQYNPLPKSRVKGGKALADKTDRFKQRVSDTPGPGAYSLRQTYPLSFNQRATRVQSYPEAGGTRGVKMERKKAPPSIPCPGQSYGYEEGRDGVLKPQKPPKRDPSLGPAFYAVARDETEATRKYKGVHFGKLTSQRLKFDGKKGPGPGDYDPTASTNDKDGKSPRKGVFESKLPRYHDLIAHQEARKGIPGPGQYSIAGQFDHQRDPGYDVSERPPFGSQSKRFPSAKATVPSPGSYNDPRTAFESLNRTTGLKKSPFGQTAARFKHPHHITQTPAPSAYNNDHVTSLAAEVTRKAIMSSACKGGFGTTSLRTAPLTKPRENELPGPAHYVVEPPVPSTSTAAAAAAGATTTGGTNRNVHLSSTFASVTSRIAPPPQVQQDVPPPGSYEVSDSYNKSQGKGYSSSAVRSSNLSAFGSTARRFEAPPTAVKQQDDVDNPGPGNYETHKHKATGTDCKSGLMVTRETRFREKPNLVPGPGAYERSAELTKRSFNITLNDPTQESTKKKASPPPTRQTFVLGV; from the exons ATGTACAGCCGAGCGCCTAGACTCCTTACGCACGCCAAGCAAGAAACGTCGGCGCACGTCGGTCCGGGAGCGTACGAAATGTACGACAAGCAGCGACCCGTCTTCG AGGGCTACGCCCCTTTTCTCTCGATGACGGCTCGCGAGTCGATTTTCGAAGTCACCGATCGAGtgatcgtcgcgccgggCCCAGGCCAGTACAATCCCCTCCCGAAGAGTCGCGTCAAAGGCGGAAAAGCTCTCGCCGACAAA ACGGATCGATTCAAGCAGCGCGTTTCCGACACGCCCGGTCCAGGGGCGTATTCCCTACGGCAAACATATCCTCTTTCGTTCAATCAACGCGCTACGCGCGTGCAATCGTACCCGGAAGCCGGCGGGACGCGCGGCGTGAAGATGGAGCGAAAAAAGGCGCCCCCGTCAATTCCCTGTCCCGGACAGAGTTACGGTTACGAAGAGGGGAGAGACGGCGTGTTGAAACCGCAGAAACCGCCCAAGAGAGATCCCTCTCTGGGACCGGCTTTTTATGCCGTTGCTCGT GATGAAACGGAAGCGACGAGGAAATACAAGGGTGTTCATTTTGGGaagctgacgtcacagagaCTAAAATTCGACG GTAAAAAAGGTCCCGGACCCGGAGACTATGATCCCACTGCATCTACAAATGACAAG GATGGAAAAAGTCCGAGGAAGGGAGTTTTTGAATCAAAA TTGCCAAGATACCACGATCTAATTGCTCATCAGGAAGCGAGAAAG GGAATACCGGGCCCAGGTCAATACAGCATTGCTGGGCAATTCGATCATCAACGCGATCCAGGATACGACGTTTCTGAACGACCTCCATTTGGATCCCAATCTAAG CGATTTCCGTCGGCCAAAGCCACCGTCCCGTCGCCCGGATCGTACAACGATCCTCGCACAGCATTCGAATCTCTAAACAG GACTACTGGATTGAAAAAGAGTCCCTTTGGGCAAACGGCAGCGCGATTCAAACATCCACATCACATAACACAAACACCGGCTCCGTCGGCGTACAACAACGATCACGTAACTAGTTTAGCAGCGGAAGTCACTCGCAAAGCGAT AATGTCGAGCGCTTGCAAAGGCGGCTTTGGGACGACCTCTCTTCGCACAGCTCCTCTCACAAAGCCGCGCGAGAACGAGCTTCCCGGTCCGGCTCACTATGTCGTTGAACCGCCTGTGCCGTCCACGTCGaccgcggcggcggcggcggcgggggcgacgacgacgggcggaACCAATCGAAATGTTCATCTGTCAAGCACGTTTgcttcggtgacgtcacgaattgCTCCGCCGCCTCAAGTCCAGCAGGACGTTCCGCCGCCGGGATCGTACGAAGTTTCGGACTCGTACAACAAATCTCAAG GAAAAGGCTACAGTTCCAGCGCCGTTCGTTCGTCAAATCTATCCGCGTTCGGTtcgacggcgcgacgctTCGAAGCGCCGCCCACCGCCGTCAAGCagcaagacgacgtcgacaatccGGGTCCGGGCAACTACGAGACGCACAAGCACAAGGCGACGGGAACGGATTGCAAGAGCGGGCTCATGGTAACCAGAGAGACGCGTTTTAGAGAGAAACCCAACTTGGTACCCGGTCCGGGAGCGTACGAGCGTTCCGCCGAACTCACGAAGCGCTCCTTCAACATAACCCTCAACGATCCCACGCAGGAgtcgacaaagaaaaaggcgtctccgccgccgacgcggCAAACGTTCGTGCTCGGGGTATAG
- the LOC136187606 gene encoding nucleoredoxin-like produces the protein MSDNPLVKLLGETVIDGEKKPVSVADLAGEGKSVCLYFSAHWCPPCRAFTPKFADFYKAVKAREEVGKKLVTIFVSSDRSQNDFDSYFKEMPWHALPFDDRDRKEKLSRKFKVQGIPTLVVLDGATGRLVTSNGRSLIADDPEGKDFPWRQKTFEEIVGGPLIDNKGTEVSSSDLKGKSVAIYFSAHWCPPCRAFTPDLIKFYEKNHEKLNFELIFVSSDREEDQFKEYFGTMPWKAIPFDDKKRVAELKRMFEVQGIPLLVVVGPDGKLVTKNGRAGVSSDPDGNDFPWAPKPVQKLTSHTASAVNESPCLIYFTEDEADAEKAREAMMPVAKKEIDDAKKAGEDPRICFFTAAPDDDDDDDVIDSLTGFLSLGSKMPQLVIVDINDQTVYVSDDANVTEEKVKAFVADFHDGKLKGRKLRG, from the exons ATGTCGGATAATCCTCTGGTCAAACTTCTCGGCGAAACGGtgatcgacggcgagaaaaaacCCGTTTCTGTCGCCGATTTAGCCGGCGAGGGCAAGTCGGTGTGCCTTTACTTCTCGGCGCACTGGTGCCCCCCGTGTCGCGCCTTCACCCCGAAATTCGCCGACTTCTACAAAGCAGTGAAGGCGAGAGAAGAAGTCGGCAAAAAACTCGTGACGATATTCGTCAGCTCCGACCGATCGCAAAACGACTTCGACTCTTATTTCAAGGAAATGCCATGGCACGCCCTTCccttcgacgatcgcgatAGGAAG GAAAAGCTCAGCCGAAAGTTCAAAGTGCAAGGCATTCCGACGCTAGTCGTTCTCGACGGCGCCACGGGTCGTCTCGTCACTTCGAACGGGCGATCGCTCATCGCCGACGATCCCGAAGGAAAGGACTTTCCCTGGCGTCAGAAAACtttcgaagaaatcgtcggGGGCCCCCTCATTGATAACAAGGGAACCGAAGTCTCTTCTTCGGATCTAAAAGGAAAGTCGGTTGCGATTTATTTTTCTGCTCACTGG TGTCCTCCTTGTCGGGCTTTCACGCCTGATCTCATCAAGTTCTACGAAAAGAAtcacgaaaaattgaatttcgaGTTAATTTTTGTGAGTTCCGATCGCGAAGAGGACCAATTCAAAGAATACTTCGGCACGATGCCGTGGAAAGCGATTCCCTTCGACGACAAGAAACGAGTGGCGGAATTGAAAAGAATGTTCGAAGTTCAAG GTATTCCCTTACTTGTCGTCGTTGGTCCTGACGGAAAACTGGTGACGAAGAACGGCCGAGCGGGAGTGTCCTCCGATCCAGATGGAAAC GATTTCCCTTGGGCGCCTAAGCCCGTTCAAAAACTCACTTCTCACACGGCCAGCGCCGTCAACGAGTCGCCCTGTCTCATCTATTTCACGGAAGACGAAGCCGATGCGGAGAAGGCTCGTGAAGCGATGATGCCGGTCGCGAAAAAGGAGATAGACGATGCAAAAAAAGCCGGCGAGGATCCGCGCATCTGTTTCTTCACCGCCGcgccggacgacgacgacgacgacgacgtcatcgactcgTTGACCGGTTTCCTTAGTTTGGGTTCGAAAATGCCGCagctcgtcatcgtcgacatCAACGATCAGACGGTCTACGTCTCCGACGACGCCAACGTGACCGAGGAGAAAGTCAaggcgttcgtcgccgacttTCACGACGGAAAACTGAAAGGCAGAAAACTCAGAGGCTGA
- the LOC136187826 gene encoding uncharacterized protein translates to MSNHLRFLRFSTLFGLVFVLDAITVASLWVAGGPSWRAASSASLEASISHYTFYYSPFDLVLLSLLKLILSLLLLSRAESASLRALESPYEPTYRRSNRIFVVLLSILNLTVFGFGVVKGGVVLGVGVEHAFGATQPLTYGIAIATSVAFSFVEVVLCLMAAKRTTSAALRANMRSINVDDDDVDGTDDEKKKKRRKVDLKRLFGLVAPEAYLVLTAFVFLLISTGASSVAPLFFAKVIDAANSPSKGMADVNKWTLRLILILFAGSIAAMFRSFLFQLTGETVVATLRKKLFNSVVSQEVAFFDNSRTGDLTNRLSSDTQVIQNAVTNNISMLLRYSLQVLVSLGLMFYLSWSLTLVLLSVVPVVSIGAVVYGNYIKRLRKKFQDKLGEAGTIAEESISSIRTVRSFSNEEKSMDEYGVKIDESFALGKKMAMTIGAFSGLIFTLIQGATVVVLWYGAKLLHENISGSRSNSMTPGELTGFMLYMINIAMAFAFLSNLYGEFMQAVGASIRVFELLDRRPEIPIKGGNQLVKFEGSIQFDDVSFRYPSRPDTDVLKGVSFRVEPGTVVALVGPSGGGKSTIVSLIERFYEPGSGTIQLGDADVSALDPLWFRRRVAMVGQEPVLFGCSIAENISYGKKSTQEEIEDVAKQANAHEFIMSFENGYKTIVGERGIRLSGGQKQRVAIARALLMNPIVLLLDEATSALDAESEHLVQEAIDRAVVGRSVLVIAHRLSTVRNASKVLVVDKGVIVETGTHDELIERDGVYKKLVLRQLNAS, encoded by the exons ATGTCAAATCACCTACGATTTCTCCGTTTCTCGACCCTATTCggactcgttttcgttctcgaTGCAATTACCGTTGCTAGCTTATGGGTTGCTGGCGGTCCCTCGTGGCGAGCCGCCTCATCGGCGTCGCTCGAAGCGAGCATTTCCCACTACACCTTCTATTACTCTCCCTTCGACCTAGTCCTCCTCTCCCTACTCAAACTCATCCTAAGTCTTCTCCTCCTATCTCGCGCCGAATCAGCGTCCCTACGCGCGCTCGAATCTCCCTACGAGCCGACCTACCGCCGATCGAACcgcatcttcgtcgttctcctaAGCATTCTCAATTTGACCGTCTTTggcttcggcgtcgtcaaaggcggcgtcgttctcggcgtcggcgtcgaacaCGCGTTCGGCGCGACGCAGCCGCTCACGTACGGcatcgcgatcgcgacgagcgtcgctttttcgttcgtcgaagtcgttctTTGCCTGATGGCGGCAAAGCGAACAACGAGCGCCGCTCTTCGAGCCAACATGCGTTcgatcaacgtcgacgatgacgacgtcgatggaacggacgacgaaaagaagaagaaacgacgtaaAGTCGATTTGAAACGCTTATTCGGTCTCGTTGCGCCT gAAGCGTATCTCGTTTTGAcggcgttcgtttttcttcttattaGCACTGGGGCGAGTTCTGTGGCTCCTCTCTTCTTTGCCAAAGTGATTGATGCTGCTAATTCTCCAAGCAAAGGAATGG CTGATGTGAATAAGTGGACTCTCAGACTGATTCTCATTTTATTTGCTGGATCGATTGCTGCAATGTTCAGATCGTTCTTGTTTCAGCTGACTGGCGAAACGGTTGTGGCTActctgagaaaaaaa CTATTCAATTCTGTTGTCAGTCAAGAAGTCGCCTTTTTTGATAATAGCAG GACTGGAGACTTGACAAATCGCCTAAGCTCAGACACCCAAGTCATACAGAATGCCGTCACa AACAATATATCCATGCTCCTTCGTTATTCGCTCCAAGTTCTTGTCTCATTAGGACTCATGTTCTATCTGAGCTGGAGTCTTACGCTAGTTCTCTTATCCGTCGTTCCCGTCGTTTCGATTGGAGCTGTCGTATACG GAAACTACATCAAAAGACTGCGTAAGAAATTCCAGGATAAACTCGGCGAAGCGGGAACGATTGCCGAGGAATCGATCAGCAGCATACGAACggttcgttcgttttcgaacgaagaaaaaagcatGGACGAGTACGGagtaaaaatcgacgagagctTCGCTCTAGGCAAGAAAATGGCAATGACAATAG gagCGTTCTCCGGATTGATTTTTACTCTGATTCAAGGCGcaaccgtcgtcgttctgtgGTACGGCGCAAAGTTGCTTCACGAAAACATTTCGGGGAGCCGATCGAATTCGATGACCCCCGGCGAACTGACGG GTTTTATGCTCTACATGATCAACATTGCGATGGCGTTCGCCTTCTTGTCGAATCTCTACGGCGAATTCATGCAGGCGGTCGGCGCCTCGATTCGGGTCTTCGAACTCTTAGATCGACGTCCGGAGATTCCAATAAAGGGTGGAAACCAGCTCGTCAAATTCGAAGGAA GcattcaattcgacgacgtctccttcCGCTATCCGTCGCGTCCGGACACGGACGTTCTAAAAGGCGTCTCGTTTCGAGTCGAACCCGgcaccgtcgtcgcgctcgtcGGCCCGTCAGGCGGCGGCAAGTCGACAATCGTCAGTCTAATCGAACGATTCTACGAGCCGGGATCGGGAACGATTCAACTGG ggGATGCTGACGTGTCTGCGTTGGATCCGCTGTGGTTTCGTCGCAGAGTGGCCATGGTCGGGCAGGAGCCCGTTCTGTTCGGCTGCTCGATTGCTGAAAACATATCGTACGGAAAAAAGTCCACACAGGAAGAG ATCGAGGATGTTGCAAAGCAGGCGAACGCACACGAATTCATCATGTCCTTTGAG AACGGCTACAAGACGATCGTAGGAGAGCGAGGAATTCGTCTGTCCGGCGGACAGAAACAGAGAGTCGCCATAGCTCGTGCATTGCTCATGAATCCCATCGTTCTGCTGCTCGACGAA GCGACGAGCGCTCTCGACGCCGAGAGCGAGCACTTGGTGCAGGAGGCGATCGATCGAGCCGTCGTCGGCCGATCGGTGCTCGTTATTGCTCATCGACTGTCGACGGTTCGAAATGCGTCTAAG GTGTTGGTTGTTGACAAGGGAGTGATCGTCGAAACGGGGACACACGACGAACTGATAGAACGAGACGGCGTCTATAAGAAACTTGTGCTGAGACAACTCAACGCCAGCTAA
- the LOC136187827 gene encoding neuroendocrine convertase 1-like: MMKIGSLRRSPATAAALIWLAVVATLVDAGRRRLRSDDGDGELVARWMCKIRGGSSEAQRLAERRGLVLLGKVGSTRNVFEYGLPEEEGSNRRRRRDVEEVDVVLEQETTVVWYKQERALIRVNRNTPSFQNPLYRSTWTASSPDAASSQSESEHANFEPVYMNVVPVWGLKITGKGAVVSILDDGLERTHPDIKENYDPLASYDFNGRDPDPIPRYDRYKTNRHGTRCAGVVAAAASGKSVCGAPGIAYNARLGGIRMLDGLLTDATEANALSYNQQHIDIYTVSWGPNDNGQTLEGPSREARRALEKGAQKGRDGKGSIFVWAAGNGGGMEDSCACDGYVNSIYTLGISAVDFTGKAPWYTESCTSIMAVAFSSGTTGKSITTTDLNETCTSSHSGTSAAAPLAAGVVALALEANSLLTWRDVQYLTVLTSKKTDPLHPSWKQNGANFSVSSRYGFGLLDAYAFVRTAQRWKRVPEQRMCPAQPKLTHRHFSRENPLKIQLRVNGCQGTPIAIKYLEHVEARLSVSHPSRGDVEITLVSPAGTRSVLLPYRPRDKSARGFVHWSFVSVHYWGEDATAEGVWTMEVRDKGSHCAPGSGRCRLDGAFLKFYGVNERPYDDDVVFREPSTTDVDSTVTATSLSTLEIETSTEGTTMTTKPTVEYGDSEAVVDTREFWHWLGIDRRKR, from the exons ATGATGAAAATTGGATCGCTCCGCCGCTCTCCGGCGACGGCAGCTGCGTTGATTTggctcgccgtcgtcgcaacgctcgtcgacgcaggacgacgacgactgcgaagcgacgacggcgacggcgaactcGTCGCCCGATGGATGTGCAAAATACGAGGCGGATCGTCCGAAGCGCAACGACTCGCCGAACGTCGCGGCCTCGTGCTGCTCGGAAAG GTCGGTTCGACGCGGAACGTATTCGAGTACGGTTTGCCGGAGGAGGAGggctcgaatcgtcgtcgtcgtcgcgacgtcgaagaagtgGACGTCGTTTTGGAACAGGAAACGACG GTCGTCTGGTACAAACAGGAGCGGGCGTTGATACGAGTCAATCGTAACACGCCGTCCTTTCAGAATCCTCTCTATAGGAGTACGTGGACGGCATCGTCACCAGACGCGGCG TCGTCTCAATCAGAATCAGAACATGCTAATTTTGAGCCGGTCTACATGAACGTCGTACCGGTTTGGGGACTCAAAATTACGGGAAAGGGAGCCGTCGTCAGCATATTGGATGACG GCTTGGAACGAACCCATCCTGACATCAAGGAGAATTAT GATCCATTGGCTAGCTACGACTTCAACGGGAGAGACCCCGATCCCATACCAAGATATGACAGATATAAAACTAAtcg ACACGGAACGCGGTGTGCCGGAGTAGTGGCGGCAGCAGCGTCGGGAAAATCGGTGTGCGGCGCCCCGGGAATCGCCTACAACGCGCGTCTAGGAG gcATTCGCATGTTGGATGGTTTGCTGACCGATGCGACCGAAGCGAACGCTCTCAGCTACAATCAACAGCACATTGACATTTACACGGTGAGCTGGGGACCCAACGACAACGGTCAGACGTTGGAGGGTCCGAGTCGAGAGGCGAGACGCGCTCTGGAAAAGGGCGCTCAAAAG GGTCGAGATGGAAAGGGATCTATCTTCGTCTGGGCGGCGGGTAACGGCGGCGGAATGGAGGACAGTTGCGCCTGCGACGGATACGTCAATAGCATTTACACGCTCGGCATCAGTGCCGTCGATTTCACCGGAAAGGCTCCGTGGTACACGGAGAGTTGCACGTCTATCATGGCCGTCGCATTTAGCAGCGGCACGACGGGAAAGAGCATA ACGACGACCGATTTGAACGAAACGTGCACGTCGTCTCACAGCGgcacgtcggcggcggcaccgctCGCTGCCGGAGTCGTTGCTCTGGCTCTCGAGGCCAA tTCTCTACTCACTTGGCGCGACGTTCAATATCTCACGGtattgacgtcgaagaaaaccGATCCGTTGCATCCGAGCTGGAAGCAAAACGGCGCTAACTTTTCGGTCAGTTCTCGCTACGGGTTCGGTCTTCTCGACGCGTACGCATTCGTTCGAACGGCCCAGCGCTGGAAACGAGTGCCGGAGCAGCGCATGTGTCCCGCACAACCGAAATTGACTCATag ACACTTCTCGCGAGAAAACCCGTTAAAAATCCAGCTGAGGGTCAACGGTTGCCAGGGCACTCCCATTGCAATTAAATACCTCGAACACGTGGAAGCGAGATTATCTGTTTCGCATCCTtctcgcggcgacgtcgagataACGCTCGTCTCGCCGGCGGGAACGCGATCCGTGCTACTTCCGTATCGACCACGAGACAAATCGGCCAGAGGATTTGTTCACTGGTCTTTTGTTTCGGTTCATTATTGGGGCGAAGATGCGACGGCGGAGGGCGTATGGACTATGGAAGTGAGGGACAAGGGTAGTCACTGCGCGCCGGGGTCGGGGAGATGCCGATTGGACGGCGcgtttttaaaattttacGGGGTCAACGAGAGACCgtacgatgacgacgtcgttttcaggGAGCCGTCAACAACCGACGTTGATTCCAccgtgacggcgacgagtttATCAACGCTTGAAATagaaacgtcgacggaaggaacaacgatgacgacaaaacCCACTGTCGAATACGGAGATAGTGAGGCTGTCGTGGACACCCGCGAATTTTGGCACTGGCTAGGCATTGATAGAAGAAAGCGCTAA